The DNA segment TATCCTGCTTTTTTGTGGATAAATTCAAGTAACGCTCTTGACTCTGACAAAATTTAATCGTCTGtttctcaaatttctttttaccaTCCTGAAAAGTTAGAATTATTACATATAGGATGgataaaactgaaaatattttattgatttgaaatattttacatatatacatatgtacatgtatatgtgtgaatatatatatatatatatatatatatatatatatatatatatgcctgTTCAGACATGTATGTGTTATATATGTGTAAAAGATAacatctattattaaataaatttaccttAACTCCACCAATATgtattttgcgaaaattttcCAAGGGTAATATAATTTGATCATATGCTCGTTCCAACTAGAAGAAGAAGCGCTATTTTAAGAAATGACATCATTACTCTTAACAGATCTCTCTTAATCTTTCCTTACATTGATTacattatagaattataaagtTATGAATAACTATAAGCAAAAAAGCAACAAACAGATTCTACAATCTAATTTAACCACATTGCATACCATGCGATCCCTTTCATCTTCTATAGATGCAATAAGTTTGCCAAATTCTTTTAGACTTTGAGATATATGAATCTCGTCCTCAGTCTGGCTCTCACCAATGCATTCAAAACTAAagttttgtaatgttttggaaaaggCTCTTTGTGCTCTAGACAAATCTAGAAAGATATATCAACGTTATTAACTAATTTAACGAGCAAAGATAAGACTAGATTACATCAATACAAAACCATTTTCTACAGtatgtttctctttctctctctttcttataaaaaaagaaaaaaataaaacaagcagATTGCTATTCCTAAATTTACTTGATTATGTCGCAAGCGACACAATAATCACGCACAAGGATGAATTATATGTGCAACAGCTGTTACAACAATCATATGTTTCGATTGCCCgagtaagaaaaaaaacaataccgTCGTCTCAAAACTCACTCTTAGCAGCTTGCAATAAATCTTTCACTTCCTTAACGAGTCGTTTGATCTGCTGACTAGTCTTCTCTAATTCACGCTCGTGATAATGAAGATTTTCACGGAAGTACGGACTGTCGGTTAAACAATCCGTAAACTCCAGCGGTTTCAGGCCAACACCCATTCTTGTTTGTTTACGAAAATTCAAAGGTCATGAATAAGAGACGGGGTAGTGGCTTCAGAATTCGCTCGTGAGCTCGCTGTCATTCGCGATCACCGCGTGATAAGGCGCACGATCACTATCATTACCGCGAGCTTATTCGCGCAGATTCACGCAGATTCGCCATCATTGAGATCCAATGTGTCCAAACACTTTACAGTTTAACGCAGGCTGTATATGTACACGTATACACATGCACACATTTCATCTCGCTCTATCTCGCTCTAACGTAATTCAATGATAGTGAGAGACACGAAATGGGAAGCGTATTTctctaaaattagaaaaaaaagaaaaaaagaaaaagtttaagaaaattaaacatatttatcaTAGAGATACATTGATTCATGTTTGtagtaaaaataagtatttttttgttttttttttctttttaattacatatagagAGAGAAGTAAAATGTGTAtggtgtgtatatgtatatatgttaatGTGTAtcaatacatgtaatatataggAATACGCAAAGGTCTATCCACGTGGACGCATAAGTTAAAACGGGTGCGATCCAAAATTCTACTCGTCGGATAGAGTAACTTTGAGTGACCAATCAAAATGAAGAAGTCTCAAGAAATCTCAAGATTCCTTTATTCTGATTGGTCACTCAAAGTTACTCTACCCATCGAGTAGAATTTTGGAACTTACCTTACAGGGAAATAGCTCaccttttattttttcatcatgAGCTTGGCTAGCCTGCGAGCTACGACGCGAACGGTTAACCTCGCTCCTTTCGGAGGGGCGATTCGGAGCAATTCGGAAATCGGAGACAGGTAGCGAGCGACGTGAGCGCGACAAACCAATCGCTGCTCGCACCACGACACACCCTTTCAATGCCCGTCTCGTTTATTTTTGAGACGATCCTAGCGAGGTAGtggctaataaaaaaaaatacattttacgtTTATCTCATTGTCGACATCGGCCAATAAGATTTTGATGCTCGTCGGCCTATAACCAATTTAAATAGCGGCAGTATGGTAAGACATTCCAGCCTTCATGTTTCGTCCATCGTTTATTGTCCCGTTGTTAACGCGTGCgcttgtaaataaataattccagGAACTGTTCAGATACTTGAAAATTAGTTTTATCCTCTCTTCACTCGCGCTCGGAGTTGcagtttttcaaagaaaggATTGAAGACGATTAGCAACGttgtaaatacataaattgTATACTCCTACTTCTATATTACACGTATACATTTCAGACAGAACAGCAAATGGACTGTGCGCTAGATCTGATGCGGAGATTACCTCCGCAGCAAATCGAAAAAAATCTCAGCGACCTGATCGACTTGGTTCCTTCGCTATGTGAGGATCTATTGTCCTCTGTAGATCAACCGTTAAAGATTGCTAAGGATAAGGAATCTGGCAAAGATTATCTGTTGTGCGATTACAATAGAGACGGAGATTCATACAGGTTTGATTTttctctaaaagaaaaaaaagaaattagataCATTGTTGTATGATACAAAAGAGGAAGATAGTTTGTCTCGTAGTAGAAACACAGAGTGGTTTACAGGTCTCCTTGGAGTAACACTTACGATCCACCGTTAGAGGATGGCTCAATGCCTTCTGAGCGATTGAGGAAGCTGGAAATAGATGCCAACCATGCCTTTGATCAATATCGAGAGCTCTATTTCGAAGGTGGAGTCTCATCGGTGTACTTGTGGGACTTGGATCATGGCTTTGCAGCGGTAATTCTCATCAAGAAGGCTGGTGACGGTTCCAAGAAGATCAAAGGATGTTGGGACTCGATACATGTGGTAGAGGTGCAGGAAAAATCAACTGGTCGTACCGCTCACTATAAACTCACATCAACGGCTATGCTGTGGCTACAGACCAACAAGCATGGCTCTGGTACAATGAACTTGGGTGGCAGTCTGACACGTCaggtaaatttttcaatgaaatttttactTCTACCTCCATTGATTTagcttaaaatttaatttacattttgacagattaaatttaaaaaaatcttatttacattttgcTTATAATCGCAGGTGGAACAAGACGCTCAGATCAGCGAAACGTCTCCTCATATCGCTAATATTGGCAGAATGGTAGAGGACATGGAGAACAAGATTCGTAATACATTAAATGAGATCTATTTCGGCAAAACAAAGGACATTGTCAACGGATTACGATCGGTGCAATCTTTAGCCGATCAGAGACAGCAGGCTGCGCTCAGGCAAGATCTCGCAGCGGCGTTGCAGAGGCGAAACGCTAACAATTGATCTTGCGAAGAGCAGGAAAGTTTCGATTACGATTACGAATAgatttcatgatatttttttcGATCCTTTTATCTTGCTTGGGATCTTTTGCGATTTTTATAGGTGTCAATATTTTTAGAATCCGTGGAACTTTGGATTCTTAAAAGTTCTCAATTTTTACGGCGTTCTTCGAGTTCTTTCCCGATAAGATTTAACATCTTGTTGGACTTTTGGGAAATTTTAAATGCTGCAACTTGGGCCTTTTCCCAAGGTCAGACCGTATCTATAGAACTCGTAAAATCCTTCAAATCATTGTCTATATTATCGAAAATGATACTTATTACTGTACTTCGTTGCCCTAAAGAAATACGAATCAATCACGAACGCGTTGATTAAACCTAAACAGTATGAAAtactttgtttaatttagaatgAAATAGAGTTTATTGTAAATATGTGGGAAAGGTGCAACGCGTTTTAGAACGGTAAATTAGATAAAGAACAATGTAAAATGCAAAAGagagtaaattattataataatatagttgACGCTTATTGTGTCGAAAAGAAACTACATTCaacaattttctctttttgtttgtattaagtttgataaataataattgtaaaaccgtaatatattcataacatttttgtaatgtttggaaagtattaatatttcgCTTATACTGTTTAGGGTTAAATTTAAAAGCGTGTAATTTAACGCTTGAAAACAATGTAAAACGGTTTGCGTAAAAGTTGTAAAAGGACTGTCgcattgtataaaaaatttgttctcgcaaatgaaaactttttgaaaattaaaacacaaattaaaaattcttaacatttgtattaaaattatttagatacgAGCAATTggcaaattcaaaaaattttatgtcacATTTGAATATTGAAGGATAAAGCTGTCTAggctatttaaaattaaatctaagaCATAGCTAATCTGCCCTCTCAGAGGGACAggttataaaatgttttatttaagtgAAGGTCCAAAAGGAGCGGTTGCATTTTGCATTTGTTAATAATGAATCCATATATAATAcgcaaataaaagttttcaaattaaactttattcGTTTGTATTAAATTTCACGAGTACAAAAATCTGCTGGTACCATAGATCCTCGAAAGAGCTGCAGATCCCTGACATCGCGGATTTTTATTATCGGTGCTTCTCTTACACATATTCCGTATACATTTCCAGCGTGTTCTAATATGCATGGATCTTTGATACTACAGATCCTTGGACTGACAACGTTATCGGGATATCAAAGATCGCCAGTACCACGAATCTTGCACTTTGAAAGATTTGCAACAATTGTTAAATATCCTCTTATTCTTATtcttgaaactttttattttcttgaatctTTTTACGCGAGATGACGTGAATACCGAAGACTCTTGGTACTACAAATCCTTGAACCCTTGTAAACGACTGCGCAATTGTACATATTGAGAATCTCACATATTCTATATGATCCATGAGCGCATTAGATTATCTCTTGTAACAGagatacacaaaaaaaaatatcgaatggAATTCGTAAGTACATAAGATGAAAAGAAAAGCGATTTTTATGTTAGTGCCTTTTTTACACTTGAATTACACCACCGATACTATTATCCTTATTTCTTTCgtaattatactattatatgaattaacttaataacgtaatttaacactttttttgcaaattccGAATGATGGCAGTGTGCGGGCGAGTCAGTCTAAGAAAGGACTAAAAAAAAGACATCACCATGTCGCTCCTGTGAATATTTTCTTCCAGTACTTCTATgctatttttttctcatatgtatattgatacCTTCTCTCTTTCGATTATAATTAACAATCGAAAGAATTGTGAGTCTGGTCCAACATAGCACACATAGATTacagtatttaattaattagacgttattttgtttatttcgatTATAATAGATAAGTATTTCGATTTTAATATCGTCGCAAAAATCAAAGTCATCAAGGAAGGCGCGTTGTTTCGCGGTTACCCTTTTTTACCgagtaaagaatttaaaaacaaGCTCTTATAAGATATATAGCTCTTAGGAGGGATGTAAGGATAATAATTGTTAGATATATCGgaatttacatatacatatatttggcGATTTGGGGTCTTCGTATTTATTTGTTACGTAAAGGAACTTTTGAGTGTTAAAGGACATTTAATCGCTAGGAGCATATTTTGAAACGACGATCCTAATGAGGTTCGGTGATGCCAAGTTCTCGCAGCAAGTTATATAAGCAATCTGAATGTtttaatgtacataaaaaataaaaacttgagaTCTCTAGAACACTGTGTCGTATTGAAGATAATTCTTTTACAGAAAAACAAGATGCGAATTTTATCGCGAGGACACCAAATCGAGCAAATTCAAAGTCACAGAGTTCCATGAGGGAGAAAAAACGTATACCTTCCAATGATAACTGTGATTACACTCTTGTAGTTAATTATCTGCTTATAATTATTCCTAATCATTCAGACTGCACTTTcggaacaatttttttttttttatacaaacgaTGTCACGAGATGGAAAGGAtgtaaggaaaaaaattttcttcacgcACACTTTGCAAGTTCACACAAGGATCTTCCACTCGCGGCTCTCCCTTCTCACTTTATCTAATTATAATCTCTGTTCTAACGTTACATagtctaattaaaagttatcttATTGATTGAAGGCGGTTTGTGTAACCtgttctgaaaaatgtttattaaaacgagatattacaacaaaatgtaataaagtcTGAGCATTCGTAAGCCAATTACAGTCTCTGAACGTGACGCGATATTGCATCGCGCCGCACCAGCCATCTTAAAGCGCGCGAAATGTTATTTTGTGTGATCCTCAAGAACTTGAAGTTCCTGGATTTAAAGGTCTAAATCGTACACCGACtcatttatatcataattttgagCGTTTTTCAAATCTTTGTATACTTTGCCTTTTATAACTGTTCTCCTCAAAGCTTCTGCACTTTGCCATCCTTAACAAATGACAACATGCTTACATGCCTAAAgattcaaaaacaaatttatagatTCCGAATTTAGAATTTCATTGTCGAAATCTATAAGTTTTCtcaaatatcaatataaaaatcaagctttaattttataaatgttgcaGATTTCTCATTTAGATTTcccaaaattataatattagagttttaattttgaaattatgaaTCCTAGGATATTTAAGACTTCAAATATACTAGATGTTCTACTTCCGAATCAGCAAACTTCTAAAGTTACAGTTTTTAAGTTCTTGACTCTTTCTCTTTTTAGATATTCAAActacataaatttcaattttaaagtttaagcTAGATTAGACCTAAAAATCTCGAGAACTCgagttctttttataaaaaggaaaCTTTTAGCATACTATAGAAATTCCATATAGCGAAACTCCAGTCTTATCGATCATTACAGGAAAGATGCTTGAAGTGAGCTGCTTCGTGTCGGGCATCGCTAGCATCCCATGAAAAATtgttccgcgcgcgcgcgcttaagGACTCTAAGGTCCTTTTCCCACGACCTCTTCATATTGGTCtccaacaattttctttttttatctctcgCATTCTCTCATgtactctctttttctttttctctctcacactctctctctcgcactcaCACACATAAATGTAATAAGTTACAAAGCtgttgtaaataatttctttctctctattcttaaaaaaaaaaggtccaGGATGTGTCTCAAGGCTTTCTCAGTTTTTATTTCCCAATCAACTTTCTGCTAAAAAGTTGCCGCCACTTTCTTATATAACAAACAACGCGTGTGTAATTGCTTAGGTATACGCGCAAGTGTAtctgtatgtgtgtatgtgtgcgcacGTGTCTGTTAACCATAGGTGTATATGTAGAagtgtatataatattacgCATACCCAGTTTTCGCTTTTCCAgaattgtttcttttaaatattgttgaataaaataattaagtaaagcGGATATTATTTCGATAAAAGTCGTTTTTCGCATTGGCGCGTTGCTGTTGTTACGTGGAACTGCTAGCCCGTTTTACTTTCTTCCCCTTCTCCCTCTCATGTTTTCtattccctttctctctctctcagacacactttttctctttctctctctctctctctctctctctctctctctctctctctctctctctcacttcctctctttcgctctttcaCTCTCTTCATCATCTTCCTCTAGattttttggttatattatTGTTGTTTATCCTGTTTGACCAATAGTAAAGGTGTTGATTGATTGGCTAAGCGGGTGGTTTCTGCTCGAATGTATGTTGGGCTTCTGTCATCGTAATCGTCGGGCTGAACACAATTATTTGTCAAGGGAGGTGTTATTTTTGACGGCGATTACTACCTCTTCACCGCATGCCTTCAGTACAGtgcactaaaaaaattataacagatttatagagtataaaatattttttaatgtaaaattgttagagataattttcctttaaaataaTGCATCATCAATTGAAGAAAGGAACTTTACAAGTagatattaatttctaaaatataatatttatactgatagaaaaaataaaaggttaaaatttaaaaaatatgttaaaattagtcaaaaccatttattaaaaaattagtaaataacaCAAATGATGAAAATGTTACTTTACTTCAAAGTTTTTACAAactataataaaactatataactacacaaattaataaataattggcACAGCACTTGTTATTAACAGgaaaattatagattatataaatttatattttttactattataatattgcaatttgtatatatgatatatacaaaaatgttaaccaacatttcatattttactgatatatatatatatatatatatatatatataaatatataaaaaattgtgcatgtatttaaatatattgggTCATGAAGTATAAAACTTtacccacacacacacgcgcgcgcgtgtgtaaagtttcatatttaatgacctaatatatacacatatatatatgtatatgtaatataaaagcaTACTTACAAGTAACTCTTTTCCAGATTCAAAGTCAGCACGCAATTGTGTTCCCAAATCACCATCAGGTATCTTGAGA comes from the Solenopsis invicta isolate M01_SB chromosome 14, UNIL_Sinv_3.0, whole genome shotgun sequence genome and includes:
- the LOC105194489 gene encoding F-actin-capping protein subunit beta isoform X2 — translated: MDCALDLMRRLPPQQIEKNLSDLIDLVPSLCEDLLSSVDQPLKIAKDKESGKDYLLCDYNRDGDSYRSPWSNTYDPPLEDGSMPSERLRKLEIDANHAFDQYRELYFEGGVSSVYLWDLDHGFAAVILIKKAGDGSKKIKGCWDSIHVVEVQEKSTGRTAHYKLTSTAMLWLQTNKHGSGTMNLGGSLTRQVEQDAQISETSPHIANIGRMVEDMENKIRNTLNEIYFGKTKDIVNGLRSVQSLADQRQQAALRQDLAAALQRRNANN
- the LOC105194489 gene encoding F-actin-capping protein subunit beta isoform X1, which codes for MTEQQMDCALDLMRRLPPQQIEKNLSDLIDLVPSLCEDLLSSVDQPLKIAKDKESGKDYLLCDYNRDGDSYRSPWSNTYDPPLEDGSMPSERLRKLEIDANHAFDQYRELYFEGGVSSVYLWDLDHGFAAVILIKKAGDGSKKIKGCWDSIHVVEVQEKSTGRTAHYKLTSTAMLWLQTNKHGSGTMNLGGSLTRQVEQDAQISETSPHIANIGRMVEDMENKIRNTLNEIYFGKTKDIVNGLRSVQSLADQRQQAALRQDLAAALQRRNANN